The sequence TTCGTTCTAAAATTATTTGGAAAACTCATTGCTGATGTATTACATTTTTCAGCTAAACAAGGAGTAAGAATGCAGAAATAATTATTGCAATgaatactgttttttttcttgtaaactTCTCCTGATGGTGACTTTGAGTCAAACCAGCCATAAATGGTAGACGTGACTGTGAAATAGCAAAGATAATGCTGGCTTTCCATCCAATTTCAGAATTTGATAGTGAAGTGAATCTAGTGTGTAGCGGTATATGTTTCTAAAATGTGAATATCTTGTTTTTTTGGCAGGGATATTATATCGAAAATCATGTGCATCTTCAGGAGCTTGTCTGATGGCCTCTTCTGGTTACCAGTCCTTCTGTACACCCGGCAAAGTAAACTCTGTGTGCATCACTTGTTGTAACACCCCTCTCTGCAACGGACCTAGAACCAAGAAAAAGAGGAATTCTGCACCACGCTTCCATGGCGGGACCTTCTCTGCGCCTCTGTCACTAATGCTGACTCTTATGACAATGCAACTGTAGATTAGACTGTAGAAGCACTTGATACTTCCTTGTCAGGGACAAGAATTC is a genomic window of Pelobates fuscus isolate aPelFus1 chromosome 8, aPelFus1.pri, whole genome shotgun sequence containing:
- the LYPD1 gene encoding ly6/PLAUR domain-containing protein 1, encoding MWLLLLWATSWRLLGSGFALQIQCYQCEEFQPNDCSSPEFIVNCTVNVQNMCQKEVMEKSDGILYRKSCASSGACLMASSGYQSFCTPGKVNSVCITCCNTPLCNGPRTKKKRNSAPRFHGGTFSAPLSLMLTLMTMQL